The candidate division KSB1 bacterium genome includes a region encoding these proteins:
- a CDS encoding sugar kinase, with product MNSLLVVGSLAYDTVETSNGKFDNLLGGSATYFSAAASFFSPVHVVGVIGDDFKEEDLEFFKKRNVDFSGVEKESGETFRWSGRYSLDFSSRETLFTHLNVFEHFDPKIPESLRKTPFVFLANIGPQLQLNVLNQIDQPKFVALDTMNYWIDRSIDSLEDVISRVDGLIINDEEAKQLTGKTNLVTAMLSLQQMGPKVIIVKKGEHGVMMRMNDEFFFLPAFPVDKIEDPTGAGDTFAGGYMGYLAYSDHLSELAHRNAVVFGSALASHFVEGIGPKKLKSIS from the coding sequence ATGAATTCATTGCTTGTTGTTGGTTCTCTCGCTTATGATACTGTTGAAACATCAAATGGGAAATTTGACAATTTATTAGGCGGTTCGGCCACATATTTTAGCGCCGCAGCCTCCTTTTTTTCACCGGTTCATGTTGTCGGGGTCATCGGCGATGATTTCAAAGAAGAAGATTTAGAGTTCTTTAAAAAGAGAAATGTTGACTTTAGCGGTGTAGAAAAAGAGAGTGGCGAAACATTTCGTTGGAGCGGCAGATATTCACTTGATTTTTCAAGTCGGGAGACATTGTTTACTCACCTGAATGTCTTTGAGCATTTCGATCCCAAAATTCCTGAATCTCTTCGCAAAACGCCATTTGTGTTTTTGGCAAACATCGGTCCGCAATTACAGCTGAATGTTCTCAACCAGATAGACCAACCCAAATTTGTCGCATTAGACACTATGAATTATTGGATAGATCGGAGTATCGATTCGTTAGAAGATGTCATTTCCAGGGTTGATGGCCTAATCATCAATGATGAGGAAGCCAAACAACTTACCGGTAAGACCAACCTCGTGACCGCAATGCTTTCTCTTCAGCAGATGGGCCCGAAGGTAATTATTGTCAAGAAGGGAGAGCACGGTGTTATGATGCGAATGAATGATGAATTCTTCTTTTTACCTGCTTTTCCAGTGGATAAAATCGAAGATCCTACCGGTGCCGGAGATACATTCGCCGGGGGTTATATGGGATATTTAGCCTATTCCGATCACCTGTCGGAATTAGCGCATCGAAATGCAGTCGTATTTGGCAGTGCATTGGCTTCACATTTCGTGGAAGGAATTGGGCCAAAGAAATTAAAATCGATTTCAA